Part of the Thermus tengchongensis genome is shown below.
GCGCGCTGCTTCCTCCAAGGAGGCGTCCACGTTCTGGATGGTGCTGGCCACGTAAAGGTACACGTAGGGCACGTGGGTGAGGCCGGCGATGATGGCGATGGCGGGGAGGGTGTAGATGGACCAGGGCACCTGGCCAAAGAGCCCTTCCACGAGGCTGGAAACGAAGCCAGCGGGACCGAAGGCCACGATGAAGCCGATACCCAGGATGATGGCCGAGATGAAGATGGGGGCCAGCAGAAGGAGTTCAAAGAGCCGGGCAAAGGGCAGGTCGGTCTTGACCACCAAGAAGGCAAAGAGGCTTCCTAAGGGTACGGCCACGCCCACCATGCCTAGGCCGATCAGGAAGGAGTTCTTGAGGGCCTCGAAAAAGTAGGGGTCCTGGAAGATGTACCGGTAGGCCTCGAGGGCCAGGCGCTTGGTGGGCGCGAAGAAGGGGGCGGTGAGCAGGCTCTGGTAGAGGAGGATGCCGATGGGGGAGAGGACCGCCAGGGCTACGGCCGCCGTGAGAAGCGCCGTGGCCTGAACTCTTGGAAAGGGACGGCCTCGAGGCCTCACCCTCTACCTCCCTACTGGCCGCGGATGGCCTGGCGCCAGAAGGTGAGGAAGCGCAGGCGCTCGGCGGGCTCCAAGTTCTTGAGGATTTCCTGGGATACAGGGAGGGGGAAAACCTTGTCCTTGCTCCCCACGGCGCGGTAGAGGGCTTGCGGCGTGGCCTCGCCCACAACGGTTTCCCTCCGGGCATGGATGAGGGCGGTGTAGGCCATTAGGTTCTGCCCCCGGAGGGAGAGGAGGTAGTCCAGAAAGAGCTTCGCGGCGTTGGGGTGGGCGGCCCGCTTGCTGATGAAGACCACCCGCTGGATGGCGATGGTGCCGTCCCTGAGGTAGGCGATGCCCAGGTCCTTCACGGTACGTTGCCGCAGAAGGGCGTAAGAGCCGAAGAAGCCATAGGCCAGGTAGTGCTCCCCGGAGATCACCTTTTCAAAGGCGGCCCCCGTGGAAGAGTAAAGGGCAGCTTGGGCCCGGCCGAAGGCCCTCGCGAGCTCCTGGAAGGCAGGGAAGCGGTCATAGTCCGCCTTCAAGAAGGTGAAGCCCACGGCGCTTCGCTCCGGATCCCAGGTGGCCACCCGGCCGCGCATTTTGGGGTCCTGCAGGAACCGGGCCAGACCCTCCCGGGTGGTGGGCACCTCCTCCGGTTTGAGGAAGCGCTTGTTGTAGACCACCACTGCGGGCTCGAGGGTAACCCCGTAGGCTAGGTTCCCGAGCCGAGCGTTGGCGGGCCAGTTCTTGGCCTCAGGGGAGTCGTAGGCCAGGGCGTACCCCTCGCTGGCCAACTTCACCTGGAGCTCCATGGCGCTGGACCAGAGGAGGTCGGCGCTACGCGCTCCGGCCGCCGTTTCGCTCACGAATCGGTCGTAGATTTGCTGCGTTCCAAGGTCGTTGTACTCCACTTGGATGAAGGGGTAGAGGCGGCGGAAGTCGTCTAGAAGCGCCTGTGCGCTGGCCTGGTCTGTGGAGGAGTAGATGATTAGGCGGCCCTCCTTCCGGGCCGCATCCACCACCGCCGGGTCCGAGGCGGGCAGGCTTTGTTGTGCCAAGGCTACCCCTGCTACAATGGCCCAAACCCATACCGCAGTCTTTCTCATGTTATCCCCCCTTTGGCTCCAAGGGCCAATATAGGGCCTGGGCCTTGCGGGGGCAAGGTTCCGTTCATTGCGTTCCCAAGTGTGCCCGGCAGCACAAGCGAGGCGGAGCAACCCCGGCCGCTTCCTCCCCTGCGAGCGGATCCAGGGTAGCCTCCGGCTACCCTGGCCCAGAGGGGCTGGCGGGGTGAGCCGATCCCTTCTAGCCAATGGCGGGAAAACGGCCCCTTCTGGTGTCAAGAGGGCCGCCGGCTAGGGCCGGTATGTCTGCCAAAGCAACTCCATGGTGGACAGACGGCTTTCCGGTATGAGATCGTAGGCCACGATGTTGTGGGCCCTAAGCAGGGTCTTCTCCCCGATGTCCAACACCGAAAGGCCGCAGGGATGCACCTCAAGGCCCAGTAGCCGCCTCTCCCCGGTGAGGGCGTAGGAAACCAGGGCCCGGATGACCCCACCGTGTACCACCAGGAGCAGGGTGTCCCAGGAACGGCTCAAGAGCCGCTCGTAAGCAGGGATGACCCGGTCAAAAAAGGCTTCGTAGGTTTCCCCGCCGAGAAAGCGCTCGGAGAGATCGCGCGGGTGGAAGGCCTCCTTGAAGGCCCTCTCCGGGTCGGGAAGGTCCCTTAGACGACCTGGGCGGATCTCCTTGAACTCGGGCCAAGCCTCCACGGGTATGGAGCGGCCCTTAAGGACGATCTCCGCTGTTTCCCTCGTGCGCGGCAAGCCGCTATGGACGGCAAGATCCAGGGGCACCCCCTTAAGCAATTGGGCCACGGCCTCCGCCTGCGCCCTTCCCCTTAGGGTGAGCCCCACCCCCTCGGGGGGAATCGGCTGGCCCTGGGGAAAGTAATCCACTTCCCCATGGCGGAGCAGCAGCAAGCGCCGCCTCATGGGTAGCGCTCCAGGTACCGGGGACTCGCCAGCAGGAGCTTCCGCCTCACATGGGCCTTCAGGAAGGCTTGGGTACCTGAGGGAGCCTCCCCGTCCCTGATCCTCTGAGCCAGGGCCCTGAGGAGATCCTCGCGGTCACCCGCCATACCCAGAAGATCCCTCAGCTCCCTGTGGTCCTCCTCCCTGAGGGCCGGCCCCAAGGCCACCTCCCTACGGGCGATGGCCAGGGCGTTGAGGGCCACTAGGGTTTGAAAGCGAAGCCGGGGATCCTGGATCCCTGGCAGGACCTCCCGCTCCAAGAACTCCCCTACGGCTTCAAGGATCTCGTCCAGGGTAGGCCTATCCACCGCTCTCCTCCAGCAAGGCAAGCACCTCGTACTCCATTTCCGCCGCCAACCGCCCCAGTATAGCCAGCTCCACGCTCCGCTCCACGCCGCTTAGGTGCCTGCGGGCCTGCTTTAA
Proteins encoded:
- a CDS encoding DUF6285 domain-containing protein — translated: MDRPTLDEILEAVGEFLEREVLPGIQDPRLRFQTLVALNALAIARREVALGPALREEDHRELRDLLGMAGDREDLLRALAQRIRDGEAPSGTQAFLKAHVRRKLLLASPRYLERYP
- a CDS encoding histidine phosphatase family protein translates to MRRRLLLLRHGEVDYFPQGQPIPPEGVGLTLRGRAQAEAVAQLLKGVPLDLAVHSGLPRTRETAEIVLKGRSIPVEAWPEFKEIRPGRLRDLPDPERAFKEAFHPRDLSERFLGGETYEAFFDRVIPAYERLLSRSWDTLLLVVHGGVIRALVSYALTGERRLLGLEVHPCGLSVLDIGEKTLLRAHNIVAYDLIPESRLSTMELLWQTYRP
- a CDS encoding ABC transporter substrate-binding protein, giving the protein MRKTAVWVWAIVAGVALAQQSLPASDPAVVDAARKEGRLIIYSSTDQASAQALLDDFRRLYPFIQVEYNDLGTQQIYDRFVSETAAGARSADLLWSSAMELQVKLASEGYALAYDSPEAKNWPANARLGNLAYGVTLEPAVVVYNKRFLKPEEVPTTREGLARFLQDPKMRGRVATWDPERSAVGFTFLKADYDRFPAFQELARAFGRAQAALYSSTGAAFEKVISGEHYLAYGFFGSYALLRQRTVKDLGIAYLRDGTIAIQRVVFISKRAAHPNAAKLFLDYLLSLRGQNLMAYTALIHARRETVVGEATPQALYRAVGSKDKVFPLPVSQEILKNLEPAERLRFLTFWRQAIRGQ